One segment of Nostoc flagelliforme CCNUN1 DNA contains the following:
- a CDS encoding 2-hydroxyacid dehydrogenase — MKVAVFSTKVYDRKFLSDANSPTQHELVFFEPRLNRDTAILAAGFPAVCVFVHDQVDAPTLELLASRGTRLVVLRCAGFNNVDLQAAADLGITVVRVPAYSPYGVAEHAVGLILSLNRKIHRAYNRVREGNFSLDGLLGFNLHERTVGIVGTGKIGLILGQIMKGFGCHILAYDVYRNPELEALGGKYVELPELFANSDIISLHCPLTPETHHLINAEAIEQIKPGVMLINTSRGALIDTQAVIEGLKSGKIGYLGVDVYEQESELFFEDLSGAIIQDDIFQRLTTFPNVLITGHQAFFTAEALHNIAETTFANIADIEQGRPCANEIRAQVSA; from the coding sequence ATGAAAGTAGCAGTCTTCAGTACAAAAGTCTACGATCGCAAGTTTTTATCAGATGCAAATTCTCCCACCCAACACGAATTAGTGTTTTTTGAACCTCGTTTAAATCGGGATACAGCTATCCTCGCCGCCGGATTTCCGGCGGTTTGTGTATTTGTCCATGATCAGGTTGACGCGCCAACTTTAGAACTTCTCGCTTCACGGGGAACTCGGTTGGTTGTCCTGCGCTGTGCAGGGTTTAACAATGTAGACTTACAAGCCGCAGCAGATTTAGGAATTACCGTTGTGCGTGTTCCCGCTTATTCACCCTATGGGGTAGCAGAACATGCTGTGGGATTGATTTTAAGCTTGAATCGCAAAATTCATCGAGCCTATAACCGTGTCCGAGAAGGCAATTTTTCCCTAGATGGACTGTTGGGATTTAATTTGCATGAGCGCACAGTGGGGATTGTCGGCACGGGCAAAATCGGTCTGATTTTAGGACAGATTATGAAGGGGTTTGGCTGTCACATACTCGCCTATGACGTTTATCGGAATCCAGAATTGGAGGCGCTAGGTGGAAAGTATGTAGAGCTACCTGAGCTATTTGCCAACTCGGATATTATCTCCTTACATTGCCCTTTGACTCCCGAAACGCATCACTTGATTAACGCTGAGGCTATAGAACAGATTAAGCCAGGCGTAATGCTAATTAATACTAGCCGAGGAGCGTTGATTGATACCCAAGCAGTGATTGAGGGGTTGAAGTCTGGCAAGATTGGCTATCTGGGTGTGGATGTCTACGAACAAGAATCGGAATTGTTTTTTGAGGATTTGTCTGGTGCAATTATTCAAGATGATATTTTCCAGCGTCTAACGACGTTTCCCAATGTACTTATTACCGGACATCAAGCCTTTTTTACAGCAGAAGCTCTCCACAATATTGCAGAAACAACTTTTGCTAATATTGCTGATATTGAACAGGGCCGTCCTTGCGCCAATGAAATTCGCGCTCAAGTGTCAGCTTAG
- a CDS encoding M50 family metallopeptidase, with protein MKEPSKNFEPLLTKEAPPVVERMGLTWLVAAAITTALLWQIPAGDYILYPFTILATWFHEMGHGLMALLLGGQFQKLQIFSNGSGVATYGIRSSLGPIGPAIVAAAGPMGPPLAGAALILASRSFTAATLSLKILGSFLLFSALIWVRSSFGLAAIPLLGFIILGIALKAPRWAQGFVIQFLGVQACVSTYHQLDYLFSSSAGPLGLSDTAQMQRYLLLPYWFWGGLMAIASLVILVQSLRVAYRSE; from the coding sequence ATGAAAGAACCAAGCAAAAATTTTGAACCCTTGCTCACTAAAGAAGCCCCGCCAGTTGTTGAACGCATGGGGCTAACCTGGCTAGTTGCAGCAGCGATCACAACTGCTTTACTGTGGCAAATACCAGCAGGGGATTATATCTTATACCCATTTACGATCCTGGCAACTTGGTTTCATGAAATGGGTCACGGCTTAATGGCACTTCTATTAGGGGGCCAGTTTCAGAAATTACAGATTTTTAGCAATGGTTCCGGTGTCGCAACCTATGGCATCCGGTCGTCATTGGGGCCAATTGGCCCGGCAATAGTCGCGGCCGCAGGCCCAATGGGGCCGCCTCTTGCCGGTGCAGCTTTAATTTTGGCTTCCCGCAGTTTTACAGCAGCTACCCTGAGTTTGAAAATTTTAGGGAGTTTTTTGCTATTTTCCGCATTAATTTGGGTACGTTCCTCGTTTGGATTGGCGGCAATTCCCTTACTAGGTTTCATAATCTTGGGTATCGCCCTGAAAGCACCTCGCTGGGCACAGGGGTTTGTCATTCAATTTCTGGGTGTACAAGCTTGTGTAAGTACGTACCATCAACTTGATTATTTATTTAGTAGTTCTGCTGGCCCCCTTGGACTTTCTGATACAGCGCAAATGCAGCGATATTTGCTTTTACCTTACTGGTTTTGGGGCGGGTTAATGGCGATCGCATCTCTGGTGATTTTAGTCCAAAGTCTCCGTGTTGCCTATCGTTCAGAATGA
- a CDS encoding FHA domain-containing protein, translating into MIVCPNCNHPNPDGAVQCEACYTPLPATTNCPSCGATVQADAAFCGQCGYNLHSAGVPHVHNPAVVTVTPDVPVEVPPLVPPDPLLELLQPDSLGISGYTKSHPPESSLPATEVAAPPVAPPEIPVAKSSPPEPAPTIAAQPVVSIQSIPTPPPLEPAPAPEAEVQEPAAPAPTATVARTQLQQVTARLIHVQSDRLIELPQNLSVIHIGKPNDRIPPDIDVSGFPNSEIVSRIHADIRVEGDAHYVEDVGSSNGTYINNLPLLPGNRHRLRPGDRISLGKGDLMTFLFQLA; encoded by the coding sequence ATGATCGTCTGCCCTAATTGCAATCATCCCAACCCTGACGGCGCTGTCCAGTGTGAAGCTTGCTATACACCGTTACCCGCGACTACTAACTGTCCCAGTTGTGGGGCAACTGTGCAGGCAGATGCTGCATTCTGCGGTCAGTGTGGCTATAACCTTCACTCCGCAGGAGTTCCACACGTTCATAATCCGGCAGTTGTAACAGTTACTCCCGATGTTCCTGTGGAAGTACCGCCGTTAGTTCCACCCGATCCCCTGTTAGAACTTTTACAACCAGATTCTTTGGGAATAAGTGGTTATACTAAGTCCCATCCTCCCGAATCATCTTTACCAGCAACGGAGGTGGCAGCTCCCCCAGTCGCTCCGCCAGAGATACCTGTGGCAAAAAGCAGCCCTCCAGAACCAGCACCAACGATCGCAGCTCAACCGGTAGTATCTATACAAAGTATTCCTACTCCACCACCGTTGGAACCAGCGCCAGCCCCTGAAGCCGAAGTACAGGAGCCAGCCGCACCAGCACCAACTGCAACTGTTGCCAGAACACAATTGCAGCAGGTTACAGCGCGGTTAATCCACGTTCAAAGCGATCGCTTAATTGAATTGCCGCAAAATCTCTCTGTGATTCATATCGGCAAGCCCAATGACCGGATTCCCCCAGATATAGATGTTTCAGGATTTCCCAATTCAGAAATTGTCTCGCGGATTCATGCAGATATTCGCGTGGAGGGAGATGCTCATTATGTAGAGGATGTAGGAAGTTCTAATGGCACTTACATTAATAATTTGCCACTTTTACCAGGGAATCGTCATCGCTTAAGACCAGGCGATCGCATCAGCTTAGGTAAAGGAGACTTAATGACATTCCTTTTTCAACTTGCTTAA
- the pgl gene encoding 6-phosphogluconolactonase, whose amino-acid sequence MNKTVEVLPDKPALVARALELILSKLETAIEQRGRFTIALSGGSTPKPLYEAIANQKLPWDKIHIFWGDERYVPPDHPDSNELMTRRAWLDHVDIPAANIHPVPTLETNPELAAAKYEQQLKEFFNSSGVEFPSLDVVLLGMGDDAHTASLFPHTEALKVRDRLVTVGNKDGNPRISFTYPFINAANSVIFLVAGANKRPALAQVFAPVADDFTYPSRLIRPQGELWWLLDATAGLELQH is encoded by the coding sequence ATGAACAAAACCGTTGAAGTTCTACCGGATAAGCCAGCGCTGGTTGCACGAGCGCTAGAATTAATTCTGTCCAAGTTAGAAACTGCCATTGAGCAGCGGGGGCGGTTTACCATCGCTTTATCTGGCGGCAGTACACCTAAACCGTTATACGAAGCGATCGCTAATCAAAAACTGCCTTGGGATAAAATTCATATATTCTGGGGGGATGAGCGTTACGTACCACCAGATCACCCCGATAGCAATGAACTGATGACGCGTCGCGCGTGGCTAGATCATGTTGATATCCCAGCAGCTAACATTCACCCCGTACCAACTTTGGAAACCAATCCAGAACTGGCTGCTGCTAAGTATGAACAACAGCTTAAAGAATTTTTCAATTCTTCTGGGGTCGAGTTTCCCTCGTTGGATGTAGTATTACTAGGGATGGGTGATGATGCACATACCGCATCTTTATTTCCCCACACAGAGGCTCTCAAAGTACGCGATCGCCTAGTTACCGTGGGTAACAAAGACGGAAACCCCAGGATAAGTTTCACATACCCCTTCATCAACGCTGCGAACAGTGTGATTTTTCTAGTTGCTGGTGCTAATAAACGACCAGCTTTGGCGCAAGTCTTTGCACCTGTAGCCGATGACTTCACTTACCCATCCCGCTTAATTCGGCCCCAAGGAGAACTTTGGTGGCTGCTAGATGCGACAGCAGGTTTGGAACTCCAACATTAA